In Novipirellula artificiosorum, the DNA window AAAGAGGATCGTCATGAAAATTGGCCACATCACCACACTCACCAGCATCCTGCTAACCCTAGGCTCGACACCCCTCAAGGCCGAAGAAGTGGTCCCCCTGACCATTGAACATTTCCCCACTGCCGAGACGCATCACATGATGAAGGTCGCGATCGACAACTTCGATTGCTTTGGCCAATGGGCCCACCTGCGCGGCTTCACACCAATGGACCAGCAGACCGTGGTGCGAATGAACCGTGACACCCTCTACTCCTCCATCGTGCTCGATCTCACCGAACCCGCGACCCTGGTCAAAGGCGACACTCAGGGCCGCTACCAATCCGTTCTCGTGATGAATGAGGGGCACTTTGCCAAGCTCGTTGCCTATGAGCCCGGCGAATACGAACTGACCCAGGAGGCCATGGGGAGTCGGTATGTCGCCATCATCGCGCGAACCCTCGTCGATGCCGAAGACCCTGAAGATGTCGCGGCGGCCCACAAAGCGCAGGACGGCCTGGGAGTGAAGCAGAAGTCCAAGGGTCGGTTTGATGTGCCCAACTGGGATCCCGAAGCGCTGGGAGAAATGCGCGAGGCGCTCAAGACCCTGGGCAACTACCTCCCCAGTCGCGACCATTCTTTCGGAGCCAGCATTGAGGACGTCGATCCGATCGATCACCTCGTTTCCACCGCGGATGCCTGGGGCGGCTGGAAGCCCGAACATGCGGTCTACCGCAATTTTGTGCCGCAGCAAAACGATGGCAAGACGGCCTACACCCTGACGTTGAAAGACGTTCCCGCAGGCGACAACGCGTTCTGGTCCATCAGTGTCTACAACGAGGAAGGGTTCTTTCAAGAGAACCAGTCCGGCAGATACGTCGTGAACAGCCGCACGCCGCAAGCAGACGAAAACGGAGCGGTCACCATCCACTTCGGCGGGGATTCGTCCCGGCCCAATTTTCTGCCGATCATGCCCGGCTGGAATTACATGCTCCGCATCTATCTGCCAAAGAAACCCTACTTTGACGGCACGTGGAGCGCACCCGAGGCACAGGCTGCAAAGTAGTGACAAAACCCCAAAAGGCCAACTGATCAGAGAACCCCAACTCCATTCACCAAGAAAAAGCAATCACCGTGAAAACAAGCACCACTTTGAACATCGCCACCTTTGCGCTGGTGGTAATGGGGACTACCTGGCCAGCAGTGGCACAAGACGCCCCAAAGCCGAAATACGCTGCGGATGTGCCGGAATTCCTGCTTACCCCGGATCAAGTAGAGACCGATTTCCTCGGCACCCTCGAATTTTTCGATGGGATGCCCAGCGAATCGACAGCCAAGAAAACCTATGACTTTCTCGACCTGTCGCGAGGCGTGGATGCTTTCCTGAACGGAATGCCGGCAGCCTCCATCGATGCCTTCCTCGAGGGACTCAAAGAAGCGGGAGTGGAACCCGGCGACCTCGGGATTACCGAAAGCCTGCTGGATGCCCGCGGCCTGTTGTTGACGGCCCAGTCAACGACCCCGTATGCCTTGGCAGAGATTGACCTGAAAAATGGTCCGGTTGTCGTAGAGATTCCCGGACCTGTTTTGGGCATAGTGGACGATGCCTTTTTCCGCTTTGTCTGCGACGTTGGCCTGACTGGCCCCGATCAGGGTAAGGGTGGGAAATATCTGTTTATTGGGCCGGGTTACGAGGGGGAGATCCCTGAAGGCTACTTTGTCGCGAAATCCAGGACCTACCGGCACTGGCTGCTCATGCGCGTCTTCGTGAAAGATGGTGACCTGGAGGCGTCCACCAAAGAGCTGAAGGAAGGCTTTCGCTGCTACCCTCTCGCGCAAGCAGACAAGCCACCAAAGCAAAAAGTTCACGACCTTTCCGGCAAGAAGTTCAATACCATTCATGCCAACGATGAGCACTTCTATGAAGAACTGAACGCAGTGATTCAATACGAGCCCGCAGATGCCTTCGATCCCGAGCTCGTTGGGCTCTTCGCCGCCATCGGCATCAAAAAAGGCGAACCGTTTGCACCGGATGCGCGCATGCAAAAACTTCTCAAAGACGCGGCTGCCATCGGCAACGCCACCGCACGATCCCTGACCTTCAGTCCGCGCAGCAAGGCAGTCTATTTCTATCCGGATCGCCAGTGGTATTCCTCCTTCGCCGGCGGCAGCCACGAGTTCATGAACGACGGTGAGCTGGTTCTCGATGATCGCATCATGTTCCACTACGCGGCTACCGGAATCACCCCCGCCATGGCCGCGCCGAAAGTGGGAACAGGGTCGGCCTATGCCGCTGCATCCAAGGATGCTGGAGGCCAATATCTCGATGGAGGTAAAACCTACAAAGTCACCCTGCCTGCGCCGATTCCAGTCAACAACTTCTGGTCCTTCATGGTGTATTCGGGGCAACACCGCTCCATGCTGGAAACCGACCAGAAATCGGCCGGCATCGACAGCACGATGCCTTCTGTCAAACCCAACCCGGACGGTTCCTACACCGTCTGGTTCGGTCCTGATGCGCCGGAAGGTCACGACGGCAATTGGATCCAAACTCTTCCCGGGAAAAGCTATCTTACCCTCCTCCGTCTCTATGGCCCGCTGGAGCCGTGGTTCGACAAAACCTGGAAACCGGGTGATTTCGAGCTTGTGGAGTAATTTCTAACAAACATGCAAAGCCGCCCTTACGGCCGCTCTGGACGCCGCCCAAAACACGGACAACAGACTGGCAGGAAAACCAAAAGTCAATCGCAAGAAAAGATCTCCATGAAAGCAATCATTAGTTCAAGTACCGTCATTCTTACGACAACACTCCTCAGCGCCACTTTGTTCGCCGAGGAGAAAACAGAGCCAGTCACCGTCGCCAACTTCGTGCGGGCCGAATCGGATCACATGATCCGCTCCAACATGAAAATGGTGGGTGCTGGTATTGGCGAGTTCGCCCACTTGCGCGAACCCACCACGCCGGACAACCAGCCGGTGATCCGGATGAACCAGGACACTCTCTATTCAGGGACCGTGCTGGATCTATCCAAGCCTGCCACAATTACGCTGCCGGAGGTCGGTGGTCGCTATATGTCCATGCACGTGGTCAACCAGGACCACTACATGTTCGTGGAATCGAAACCGGGCACCTACGAGCTGACGGAAGAGAAGGTCGGCACACGCTTCGCGCTCGTGACAATACGAACCTTTTACGACGCCGGTGACCCCAACGACCTGGCTAAAGCCCACGCGGCTCAGGACAAATTGGAGTTCAGCGGCGGAGGCCCCGGACCGTTCGAGGCACCAAACTGGGACCTCGACGCCCTCGCCAAGGCACGCAAGTCGCTCAGCGATCTTGCCACCCTCGGCTTTGATTCCACTTACGCCTTCGGGAGCAAGGAAGAGGTCCGTCCGATCGACCACCTCGTCGGCGCCGCGGCCGGGTGGGGCGGTTTGCCGGTCAAGGCTGCCTACTACGAGATAGGCACCGTCGATGAGAACGACGGCAAGACCCCGCATATCGTGACGGTCAAGGACGTGCCGGTCGATGCGTTCTGGTCCATCACCATCTACAACGCCGACGGC includes these proteins:
- a CDS encoding DUF1214 domain-containing protein, with amino-acid sequence MKIGHITTLTSILLTLGSTPLKAEEVVPLTIEHFPTAETHHMMKVAIDNFDCFGQWAHLRGFTPMDQQTVVRMNRDTLYSSIVLDLTEPATLVKGDTQGRYQSVLVMNEGHFAKLVAYEPGEYELTQEAMGSRYVAIIARTLVDAEDPEDVAAAHKAQDGLGVKQKSKGRFDVPNWDPEALGEMREALKTLGNYLPSRDHSFGASIEDVDPIDHLVSTADAWGGWKPEHAVYRNFVPQQNDGKTAYTLTLKDVPAGDNAFWSISVYNEEGFFQENQSGRYVVNSRTPQADENGAVTIHFGGDSSRPNFLPIMPGWNYMLRIYLPKKPYFDGTWSAPEAQAAK
- a CDS encoding DUF1214 domain-containing protein — translated: MHANDEHFYEELNAVIQYEPADAFDPELVGLFAAIGIKKGEPFAPDARMQKLLKDAAAIGNATARSLTFSPRSKAVYFYPDRQWYSSFAGGSHEFMNDGELVLDDRIMFHYAATGITPAMAAPKVGTGSAYAAASKDAGGQYLDGGKTYKVTLPAPIPVNNFWSFMVYSGQHRSMLETDQKSAGIDSTMPSVKPNPDGSYTVWFGPDAPEGHDGNWIQTLPGKSYLTLLRLYGPLEPWFDKTWKPGDFELVE
- a CDS encoding DUF1214 domain-containing protein — its product is MKAIISSSTVILTTTLLSATLFAEEKTEPVTVANFVRAESDHMIRSNMKMVGAGIGEFAHLREPTTPDNQPVIRMNQDTLYSGTVLDLSKPATITLPEVGGRYMSMHVVNQDHYMFVESKPGTYELTEEKVGTRFALVTIRTFYDAGDPNDLAKAHAAQDKLEFSGGGPGPFEAPNWDLDALAKARKSLSDLATLGFDSTYAFGSKEEVRPIDHLVGAAAGWGGLPVKAAYYEIGTVDENDGKTPHIVTVKDVPVDAFWSITIYNADGYLEKNDLGRNSLNQSSAKPNKDGSYTIHFGGDPESINYLPITEGWNYVIRMYQPRKEILDGKWTFPKIEPVK